A window from Salvia miltiorrhiza cultivar Shanhuang (shh) chromosome 2, IMPLAD_Smil_shh, whole genome shotgun sequence encodes these proteins:
- the LOC131010218 gene encoding protein NRT1/ PTR FAMILY 5.10-like — MAAAAAISDAEAPLLDDAVDGSVDFKGRPVFRSKSGGWRSASFIIGVEVTERFAYYGISSNLISYLTGPLGQSTATAAENVNAWSGAASLLPLVGAFLADSFFGRYRMIIAASVLYIVALGSLSLSAVIYSMSSSDCQVAAGMKPCAPSQFQVVLFFFSLYLVAFAQGGHKPCVQAFGADQFDEQDPVESKAKSSFFNWWYFSFCAGVLVSLFILNYIQDNLSWGLGFGIPCIAMCLGLIVFLLGSYTYRFQVQSDERSPFLRIGQVFVRACRNWQTTHSAITVEAEAQGVLPFEGFQQYKFLNKALVEPDGCKQNEKTCSITDIEEAKSVLRLIPIWGTCLVYGIVFSQSSTLFTKQGVTMDRHIISSLQIPAASLQSLISFSIVVFIPIYDRVLLPIARALSGKPSGISMLQRIGTGLFLSLLSMVIAALVETKRLQIAVEYGLVDLPAATVPMSVWWLAPQYLLFGISDVFTMVGLQEFFYDQVPSELRSIGLALYLSIFGIGSFISSFLISVIESATSGEGEDSWFSDNLNRAHLDYFYWVLAGLSAAAFLAYLYFTRYYIYNRKRIA, encoded by the exons ATGGCCGCTGCAGCCGCCATTTCCGATGCCGAAGCTCCTCTGCTGGACGACGCCGTCGATGGATCCGTCGACTTCAAAGGCCGCCCCGTTTTCCGATCCAAATCCGGTGGCTGGAGATCCGCTTCCTTCATCATAG GTGTGGAGGTGACAGAGAGGTTTGCTTACTACGGAATTAGCTCCAATTTGATAAGCTACTTGACCGGGCCGCTGGGGCAGTCCACCGCCACGGCGGCGGAGAATGTGAACGCGTGGTCGGGAGCGGCGTCGCTTCTGCCGCTCGTGGGCGCGTTTCTGGCCGACTCTTTCTTCGGTCGGTATCGGATGATTATCGCGGCTTCGGTGCTGTATATTGTG GCACTTGGAAGCTTGTCTCTCTCAGCTGTCATTTACTCTATGAGCTCATCCGACTGCCAAGTTGCAGCCGGCATGAAACCTTGTGCTCCGTCTCAGTTTCAAGTCGTTCTCTTTTTCTTCTCGTTGTACCTAGTTGCATTCGCCCAAGGAGGGCATAAGCCTTGCGTCCAAGCTTTTGGAGCTGACCAGTTTGATGAGCAGGATCCGGTAGAGAGCAAGGCCAAGAGCTCATTCTTCAACTGGTGGTACTTTTCATTCTGTGCAGGTGTTTTGGTGTCTCTATTTATTTTGAACTACATCCAAGACAACTTGAGTTGGGGACTTGGCTTTGGCATCCCCTGCATTGCCATGTGCCTCGGCCTGATTGTGTTTCTACTCGGAAGTTATACATATCGATTCCAAGTGCAAAGTGACGAGAGGAGCCCATTTCTCAGGATCGGTCAAGTGTTCGTTAGAGCATGTAGAAACTGGCAGACTACTCATTCTGCCATAACCGTAGAGGCGGAAGCCCAGGGAGTTCTGCCCTTTGAAGGCTTTCAACAATATAA GTTTCTCAACAAGGCTTTAGTCGAACCCGATGGTTGTAAGCAGAACGAGAAAACTTGCAGCATCACTGACATAGAAGAGGCAAAGTCAGTTCTCAGGCTCATTCCGATATGGGGTACATGTTTAGTCTACGGCATAGTGTTCTCGCAGTCATCCACTCTATTCACCAAACAGGGAGTCACAATGGACCGTCACATCATTTCAAGCCTCCAAATACCGGCTGCCTCGCTTCAATCTCTCATAAGCTTCTCCATCGTCGTTTTCATTCCTATCTATGACCGAGTTTTACTTCCAATAGCCAGAGCCCTATCTGGGAAACCATCGGGTATATCAATGCTTCAGCGCATTGGCACTGGATTGTTCCTGTCTTTGCTCTCCATGGTGATCGCAGCTCTAGTGGAGACGAAGCGTCTCCAAATAGCTGTCGAGTATGGGCTGGTGGACTTGCCAGCAGCCACAGTACCCATGAGCGTGTGGTGGCTGGCGCCTCAGTATCTGCTTTTTGGGATCTCCGACGTGTTCACAATGGTTGGTCTCCAAGAATTCTTCTACGATCAAGTTCCTAGCGAGCTGAGGAGTATCGGTCTTGCTCTTTATCTCAGCATTTTCGGCATAGGGAGTTTCATCAGCAGTTTCCTCATCTCCGTCATTGAGAGTGCCACCAGTGGGGAGGGTGAGGACAGCTGGTTCTCGGACAACTTGAACCGGGCTCATCTCGACTACTTCTACTGGGTGCTGGCAGGGCTCAGCGCAGCTGCGTTCCTCGCCTACCTCTACTTCACGAGGTATTACATTTATAACAGAAAACGCATTGCTTGA
- the LOC131010225 gene encoding uncharacterized protein LOC131010225, with protein sequence MMPSRCIMKVSTFVVYVKTNMNGQNKCSCLECYISGIPCKHACAAIRFMDRDPTDFVSGYFTMATYLSGYEFGIKRIVGNKMWPEVKSDVVKPPPKTRMAGCPKKKRVRAPQEKEWRMTRHVVVMSCSKCKQTEHNKRKCSNPALENPNPNKAFKGWCTSKRKQGKRRRQIQPRYFVKEKGCI encoded by the exons ATGATGCCTTCCAGGTGCATTATGAAGGTATCAACCTTTGTTGTGTATGTGAAAACAAACATGAATGGGCAAAACAAGTGTTCATGCCTGGAATGTTATATAAGTGGTATCCCTTGCAAGCATGCTTGCGCTGCCATCAGATTCATGGATCGTGATCCCACTGATTTTGTTTCTGGTTACTTCACTATGGCTACCTATCTTTCGGGGTATGAATTTGGTATCAAACGTATTGTTGGGAACAAGATGTGGCCTGAAGTGAAGAGCGATGTTGTTAAACCACCACCTAAAACAAGAATGGCTGGATGTCCTAAGAAAAAAAGGGTTCGAGCACCTCAGGAGAAGGAATGGAGGATGACCAGACATGTAGTTGTGATGTCGTGTAGCAAGTGCAAGCAGACAGAGCATAACAAAAGAAAATGCTCTAATCCAGCCCTGGAAAACCCGAACCCTAACAAG gccttCAAAGGATGGTGCACCTCCAAAAGGAAGCAAGGAAAAAGAAGGAGACAAATCCAGCCAAGGTACTTTGTCAAAGAAAAAGGCTGCATCTGA
- the LOC131010217 gene encoding uncharacterized protein LOC131010217 yields the protein MWDWLHSWCCSLPTTRQKPPNQSPLLTATEKNDAAPPPNCISFSAAAAEMLTSWLNRRRRRYLLLILCSPFLVPLLCAACPIICAVELCFLMSRRRRKAAAGDPSGSGDEVGLLQRYLEDQLTLVVGEPDETDGLGGEGGVDVECFDSARAVFE from the coding sequence ATGTGGGACTGGCTGCATTCGTGGTGCTGTTCCCTTCCAACAACACGCCAAAAACCGCCCAATCAGAGCCCGCTCCTCACCGCCACCGAGAAAAACGACGCCGCACCGCCCCCCAACTGCATCtccttctccgccgccgccgccgagatGCTGACTTCCTGGCTGAATCGCCGCCGTCGGAGGTACCTCCTCCTGATCCTTTGCAGCCCCTTCCTCGTGCCCCTGCTGTGCGCCGCGTGCCCCATCATCTGTGCCGTGGAGCTCTGCTTCCTGATgtcgcggcggcggcggaaggCGGCAGCAGGGGATCCGAGCGGATCCGGAGATGAGGTAGGGCTGCTGCAGAGATACCTGGAAGATCAGCTGACGCTGGTGGTCGGAGAGCCTGACGAAACCGACGGTTTGGGGGGAGAAGGAGGGGTCGATGTGGAATGTTTTGATAGTGCGAGGGCTGTTTTCGAATAG